The Deferrivibrio essentukiensis DNA window CCTTTAGAGTTTGTTGTTGCTGAGTGCGTGCCACTTGAAGCAACTGCTTTAAGGGAAGATAAACTTGAAGCAGCTGTTGCTGTAGCCAAAGCAGCACCACTTAAAGTAAGAAACTTTCTCCTACTTAGCTTGGCTTTTGATAAAGACATTGTTGCCTCCCTGTTTTTATTGATAAAAACTTAATTAGCTATGGTTTGAAATAAAACTTATGACAATAACTGTCAATACTTTTTTTTGTTTATTCTTCAAGACTTTATGGCAAATGCTCAAAATTTTCCCAAAAAAAGAGTGTTCGAGTATTATTTGATTTTTATGAGCAAAAGATTAAAATTTTGAGTACAGTTGTGAACTAATGATTAGGTGATGATATTAAATAAAAGGTGTTTGTACTTTTAGAGGGCATTCACACCCTTGTCCGCATCTTTTTCTTTTGATAATATCCTTTGAACCGCATGCCGGGCAGTATAGGTTATCCGGTATAAAGCCCGAGTTGTCTTCCCATTCGTGACCGCAGTTAATGCACTTTAACTCCCTGCTATGGAAGTCGATATATTCATCACACCCGATTTTAATTATTTTTCCGTTTATAAGTGCATCTGTTACTATTTTTCTGGCTTGCTCAATTATCCTGCCAAATGTCTGTCTTGATACTTTCATAGATTCGGCAGCATCCTCCTGGCTTAGACATTCAAGGTCAGCAAGCCTCATTGCTTCAAGCTGGTCTATAGTCATTTCTATGGTATCTACTTCAGTGCATTCATTGCAAATAGGACCAAATTTAAAGAACCTTGGTCTATGTTTTACAAGTCTTCTTTTAGGTGGTCTTGACATAAATGCTCTCC harbors:
- a CDS encoding DUF134 domain-containing protein, which produces MSRPPKRRLVKHRPRFFKFGPICNECTEVDTIEMTIDQLEAMRLADLECLSQEDAAESMKVSRQTFGRIIEQARKIVTDALINGKIIKIGCDEYIDFHSRELKCINCGHEWEDNSGFIPDNLYCPACGSKDIIKRKRCGQGCECPLKVQTPFI